Sequence from the Methanosarcina siciliae T4/M genome:
AAAAACCAAAAACAGGCTTAAAAATGAACCCGGAAACCTTTTTTGAAAATTTTGACCTTTTATGCGAAGCCCCAAATAGCGTTGAAAAACTGAGGGAACTTATTTTGCAGCTTGCGGTTATGGGAAAACTTGTACCGCAGGACCCGAATGATGAGCCTGCATCGGTTTTACTTGATCAGATGAGAAATGAAAAGAAGATGTTAATTAGAGAAAAAAAATTAAGAAAAGAAGAATCTTTACCCCCTATTGAATTGAAAGATATACCGTTTGAAATTTCCGAGACTTGGAAATGGGTTCATTTTAGAGATATTGGTCATATTGTAGGTGGGGGTACTCCAGCAACAAGCAATCCAGATTATTTCTCAGAAGAAGGTATTCCATGGTTAACTCCTGCTGATCTATATAATCTCAAAGGAAAATTTGTTGCAAAGGGAAAAAGAGACATAAGCGAACTTGGTCTGCAAAAGAGTTCTGCACAGCTTGTGCCTGCTGGAACCGTTCTTTTTTCCAGTCGTGCACCTATTGGCTATGTGGCTATAGCTACTGAAGACCTAGCTACAAATCAAGGTTTCAAATCCTGTGTTCCTTTCATAATGGAGATGAACGAATTCATTTATTATTTTTTAAAATATGCTGGAAAAGAAATTGATCGAAATGCTTCAGGAACCACTTTCAAAGAAGTATCCGGAAAAATAATGAGTCAAGTTCTTTTTCCTCTCCCACCTCTCTCCGAGCAAAAACGCATAGTCTCCAAAGTTGACGAACTGATAGCTCTCTGCGATAAACTCGAAGCCCGCCGCCAGAAAAAACAGGAAGTTCAAAGCAAACTCAACAGCGCTGCCCTTGACAGAATGCTCAGCGCGGAAAATCAGGAAGAATTCGCACAGCACTGGCAGCGCATTTGCGAGAATTTTGATCTTCTCTATGACAACCCTGAAAATGTTGAAAAATTAAGGCAAGCAATTCTTCAGCTTGCGGTTCAGGGGAGACTTGTCGAACAGAATCTTGAGGATGAGCCGGCGAGTGTTTTGATTGAGAAAATTGGTACGAAGAAAAGACAGATGGTTAAGGAAGGGAAAATTAAGAAAGTTTCACCTTTGAAACAAGTCAGTGAATGCGAATTTCCTTTTGATCTGCCAAAAAATTGGATTTGGATACGCTTAGGAGATGGTTTATTAAAATTAACTGATGGAACGCATCATTCTCCCACTAACGAATCCACTGGAGACTTCAAGTACATAACTGCAAAGAACATAAAAACAGATGGAATAGACCTCACAAACATAACTTATGTGACTTCCAAGATACACGAAGAAATCTATTCTCGTTGTGATCCAGAATATGGTGATATTCTTTACATCAAAGATGGTGCTACAACAGGAGTTACTGTCATTAATGATTTAGAAGAACAATTCAGCATGTTGTCTAGTGTAGCTTTAATGAAACTACCGTCAGAAATAGAGAATAAGTATCTTCTCTATATGCTTAGGTCCCCTTACTTCTATTCTTTAATGCGTGAAGGTATGTCAGGAGTTGCAATTACTCGTGTAACTCTAACAAAGTTAAATAATGCTCTAGTACCACTCCCGCCCCTCAATGAACAAAAACGCATCGTTGAAATAGTCGAGCAGTTCATGGGGTTGTGTGATGAACTCGAATCTAAACTTAGAAAGGAGAGAGAGGATAGCGAGAAGCTTATGGAAACGGTTGTCAGGGGTTTGTTAGAAGGGGTCGTCGTCGAAATATAAAAAAGAAGTTATGGAAATCTTCCAGAAAAAAATCATATTCGCTATCTTTAACGTGTCTTTTCACCGAGC
This genomic interval carries:
- a CDS encoding restriction endonuclease subunit S; amino-acid sequence: MNPETFFENFDLLCEAPNSVEKLRELILQLAVMGKLVPQDPNDEPASVLLDQMRNEKKMLIREKKLRKEESLPPIELKDIPFEISETWKWVHFRDIGHIVGGGTPATSNPDYFSEEGIPWLTPADLYNLKGKFVAKGKRDISELGLQKSSAQLVPAGTVLFSSRAPIGYVAIATEDLATNQGFKSCVPFIMEMNEFIYYFLKYAGKEIDRNASGTTFKEVSGKIMSQVLFPLPPLSEQKRIVSKVDELIALCDKLEARRQKKQEVQSKLNSAALDRMLSAENQEEFAQHWQRICENFDLLYDNPENVEKLRQAILQLAVQGRLVEQNLEDEPASVLIEKIGTKKRQMVKEGKIKKVSPLKQVSECEFPFDLPKNWIWIRLGDGLLKLTDGTHHSPTNESTGDFKYITAKNIKTDGIDLTNITYVTSKIHEEIYSRCDPEYGDILYIKDGATTGVTVINDLEEQFSMLSSVALMKLPSEIENKYLLYMLRSPYFYSLMREGMSGVAITRVTLTKLNNALVPLPPLNEQKRIVEIVEQFMGLCDELESKLRKEREDSEKLMETVVRGLLEGVVVEI